One window from the genome of Trabulsiella odontotermitis encodes:
- the prfB gene encoding peptide chain release factor 2 (programmed frameshift), whose protein sequence is MFEINPVKNRIQDLTERSDVLRGYLDYDAKKERLEEVNAELEQPDVWNEPERAQALGKERSSLEAIVETLDLMSQGLEDVSGLLELAVEADDEETFNEAVAELDQLEEKLAQLEFRRMFSGEYDSADCYLDIQAGSGGTEAQDWASMLLRMYLRWAEARGFKTEVIEESEGEVAGLKSATIKISGDYAYGWLRTETGVHRLVRKSPFDSGGRRHTSFSSAFVYPEVDDDIDIDINPADLRIDVYRASGAGGQHVNRTESAVRITHIPTGLVTQCQNDRSQHKNKDQAMKQMKAKLYELEMQKKNAEKQAMEDTKSDIGWGSQIRSYVLDDSRIKDLRTGVETRNTQAVLDGSLDQFIEASLKAGL, encoded by the exons ATGTTTGAAATTAATCCGGTAAAAAACCGCATTCAGGATCTCACTGAACGTTCCGACGTTCTTAGGGGGTATCTT GACTATGATGCCAAGAAAGAGCGTCTCGAAGAAGTAAACGCCGAGCTGGAACAGCCGGATGTCTGGAACGAACCAGAACGCGCTCAGGCGCTGGGTAAAGAACGTTCCTCCCTCGAAGCCATCGTTGAAACGCTGGATCTCATGTCCCAGGGTCTGGAAGACGTTTCCGGTTTGCTGGAGCTGGCCGTTGAGGCCGACGACGAAGAAACCTTCAATGAAGCGGTAGCTGAGCTTGATCAACTGGAAGAGAAGCTGGCTCAGTTAGAATTCCGTCGCATGTTCTCTGGCGAATATGACAGCGCTGACTGCTATCTCGATATTCAGGCCGGTTCCGGTGGTACGGAAGCGCAGGACTGGGCGAGCATGCTGTTGCGTATGTACCTGCGCTGGGCTGAAGCGCGCGGATTCAAAACCGAAGTCATTGAAGAGTCAGAAGGTGAAGTCGCGGGCCTGAAATCCGCCACCATCAAAATTTCTGGTGACTATGCCTATGGCTGGTTGCGTACCGAAACCGGTGTTCACCGTCTGGTGCGTAAGAGCCCGTTTGATTCCGGTGGCCGCCGCCACACGTCGTTCAGCTCCGCATTCGTCTACCCGGAAGTGGATGACGATATCGACATTGATATCAACCCGGCTGATCTGCGTATTGACGTCTATCGCGCGTCTGGCGCGGGCGGGCAGCACGTTAACCGTACGGAATCCGCGGTACGTATTACCCATATTCCGACCGGGCTGGTAACGCAGTGTCAGAACGACCGTTCACAGCACAAGAACAAAGACCAGGCCATGAAGCAGATGAAAGCGAAGCTTTATGAGCTGGAAATGCAGAAGAAAAATGCCGAGAAACAGGCGATGGAAGATACCAAATCCGACATCGGCTGGGGGAGCCAGATTCGCTCTTACGTCCTGGACGACTCGCGCATTAAAGATTTGCGTACTGGTGTAGAGACCCGCAATACCCAGGCCGTGCTGGATGGCAGCCTGGATCAATTTATCGAAGCAAGTTTGAAAGCAGGGTTATGA
- the recJ gene encoding single-stranded-DNA-specific exonuclease RecJ, producing MKPQIQLRRREVDDTVQLPDDLPALLRRLYVSRGVKSADDLERSVKGMLPWQQLSGVEKAVEILYNAFREGVRIMVVGDFDADGATSTALSVLAMRALGCENVSYLVPNRFEDGYGLSPEVVEQAHARGAQLIVTVDNGISSHAGVERAHALGIPVLVTDHHLPGDTLPAADAIINPNLRDCHFPSKSLAGVGVAFYLMLALRTHLRDNGWFEARGIAVPNLAELLDLVALGTVADVVPLDANNRILTWQGLSRIRAGKCRPGIKALLEVSNRDAQKLAASDLGFALGPRLNAAGRLDDMSVGVALLLCDNPGEARVLANELDALNQTRKEIEQGMQAEALTLCEKLERSRATLPGGLAMYHPEWHQGVVGILASRIKERFHRPVIAFAPAGDGTLKGSGRSIQGLHMRDALERLDTLHPGLMIKFGGHAMAAGLSLEEARFDEFQLRFGELVTEWLDPSLLQGEVVSDGPLTPAEMTLEVAQMLRDAGPWGQMFPEPLFDGRFRLLQQRIVGERHLKVMVEPVGGGPLLDGIAFNIDTTCWPDNGVREVELAYKLDINEFRGNRSVQLIIDNIWPG from the coding sequence GTGAAACCACAGATTCAACTTCGTCGTCGTGAAGTCGACGACACGGTGCAACTTCCCGACGATCTCCCCGCGCTGCTGCGCCGTCTGTACGTCAGTCGGGGCGTGAAAAGCGCCGATGATCTCGAACGTAGCGTCAAAGGGATGCTGCCCTGGCAGCAGCTCAGTGGCGTGGAAAAAGCAGTGGAGATCCTCTACAACGCCTTCCGTGAAGGGGTGCGGATCATGGTGGTGGGCGATTTCGATGCCGACGGCGCCACCAGTACGGCACTCAGCGTGCTGGCCATGCGCGCGCTGGGCTGTGAAAACGTCTCCTATCTGGTGCCTAACCGTTTTGAAGATGGTTACGGCCTCAGCCCGGAAGTAGTCGAACAGGCTCACGCGCGTGGCGCGCAGCTGATCGTCACTGTCGATAACGGTATCTCTTCCCACGCCGGGGTGGAACGCGCGCATGCGTTAGGTATCCCGGTGCTGGTCACCGATCACCACCTGCCTGGCGATACACTTCCTGCCGCTGACGCGATCATCAACCCCAATCTGCGCGACTGCCATTTCCCGTCAAAATCACTGGCGGGGGTCGGTGTTGCGTTTTATCTGATGCTGGCGCTGCGCACGCATCTGCGTGATAACGGCTGGTTTGAGGCACGTGGCATTGCGGTGCCGAATCTGGCGGAACTGCTGGATCTGGTCGCGTTGGGAACCGTGGCTGACGTGGTCCCGCTTGATGCCAACAACCGCATTCTTACCTGGCAGGGGCTGAGCCGCATTCGTGCGGGGAAATGCCGCCCGGGAATTAAAGCGTTACTGGAAGTCTCTAACCGCGACGCGCAAAAGCTGGCGGCAAGCGATCTCGGCTTTGCGCTGGGGCCGCGGCTGAATGCGGCAGGGCGGCTGGATGATATGTCTGTCGGCGTGGCGCTGTTGCTGTGCGACAACCCCGGTGAAGCACGAGTGCTGGCGAATGAACTTGATGCGCTCAACCAGACGCGCAAAGAGATCGAGCAGGGGATGCAGGCGGAAGCGCTGACCCTGTGTGAAAAACTGGAACGCAGCCGTGCGACGCTGCCGGGCGGGCTGGCGATGTACCATCCCGAATGGCACCAGGGCGTGGTGGGTATTCTGGCATCGCGGATCAAAGAACGCTTTCATCGTCCGGTGATCGCTTTCGCCCCTGCGGGCGATGGCACGCTGAAAGGCTCCGGACGTTCCATCCAGGGGCTGCACATGCGCGATGCGCTGGAGCGGCTGGATACGCTGCATCCGGGCCTGATGATCAAATTCGGCGGCCATGCCATGGCGGCGGGCCTGTCGCTTGAAGAGGCGCGTTTCGACGAATTCCAGCTGCGCTTCGGCGAACTGGTGACGGAATGGCTCGACCCGTCGCTGTTGCAGGGCGAAGTGGTCTCCGATGGTCCACTTACTCCTGCGGAAATGACGCTGGAAGTGGCGCAGATGCTGCGCGATGCCGGTCCGTGGGGACAAATGTTTCCAGAGCCGTTGTTCGACGGGCGTTTTCGCCTGCTGCAACAGCGCATCGTGGGCGAGCGCCATCTGAAAGTCATGGTGGAGCCAGTCGGCGGTGGGCCGCTGCTGGACGGCATCGCTTTTAATATCGACACCACCTGCTGGCCCGATAACGGCGTGCGTGAAGTGGAGCTGGCGTATAAGCTGGATATCAATGAGTTTCGTGGCAACCGAAGCGTACAGCTCATCATTGACAATATCTGGCCCGGATAA
- the dsbC gene encoding bifunctional protein-disulfide isomerase/oxidoreductase DsbC translates to MKKGLLMFTLLTASLSGTVHADDAAIKQSLTKLGVQNPEIQSAPVAGMKTVLTDSGVLYVTEDGKHIIQGPMYDVSGAQPVNVTNQLLMTRLDALQKEMIVYKAPQEKHVITVFTDITCGYCHKLHEEMKDYNALGITVRYLAFPRQGIQSQAEQDMKAIWCAKDRNKAFDDAMGGKDVQPASCDIDIAKHYALGVQFGVNGTPAIVLNNGYVVPGYQGPKEMKAFLDAHQKQTSGN, encoded by the coding sequence ATGAAAAAAGGTTTACTGATGTTCACCCTGCTGACCGCTTCGCTGTCCGGAACGGTTCATGCGGATGACGCCGCCATCAAACAGTCGCTGACTAAACTCGGCGTTCAGAACCCGGAGATTCAGTCCGCGCCAGTGGCGGGCATGAAAACCGTGCTGACCGACAGCGGTGTGCTGTACGTGACCGAAGACGGCAAACACATCATTCAGGGACCGATGTACGACGTCAGCGGCGCACAGCCGGTCAACGTCACCAATCAACTGTTAATGACTCGCCTGGATGCGCTACAAAAAGAGATGATCGTCTACAAAGCGCCACAGGAAAAGCACGTCATTACGGTTTTCACTGATATCACCTGCGGCTACTGCCACAAGCTGCATGAAGAGATGAAAGACTACAATGCGCTGGGCATTACCGTGCGTTATCTGGCGTTCCCGCGTCAGGGTATTCAGAGCCAGGCGGAGCAGGACATGAAAGCCATCTGGTGTGCGAAAGATCGCAACAAAGCCTTTGATGACGCGATGGGCGGCAAAGATGTACAACCAGCAAGCTGCGATATTGATATCGCGAAACACTACGCGCTCGGCGTGCAGTTTGGCGTGAATGGCACGCCAGCGATTGTGCTGAACAATGGCTATGTCGTACCGGGTTATCAGGGGCCTAAAGAGATGAAGGCATTCCTGGACGCACACCAGAAACAGACCAGCGGTAACTGA
- a CDS encoding protein YgfX, producing MVLWQSDLRVSWRSQWISLLLHGVVAAVVLLMPWPLSYTPLWLLLLSLVVFDSVRSQRRINARQGEIKLLMDGRLRWQNQEWEILGTPWMLSIGMLLRLRRVGQRRGQHLWLAADSMDSREWRDLRRVILQRPAQE from the coding sequence GTGGTCCTGTGGCAATCTGATCTTCGCGTCTCGTGGCGCTCGCAATGGATTTCTCTGCTGCTGCATGGTGTTGTGGCGGCGGTTGTATTGCTGATGCCCTGGCCTCTCAGCTATACCCCGTTATGGCTGTTGCTGCTGTCGCTGGTGGTGTTCGACAGCGTTCGCAGCCAGCGGCGGATTAACGCCCGACAGGGTGAAATCAAACTGCTGATGGACGGGCGGCTTCGCTGGCAGAACCAGGAGTGGGAAATTCTCGGCACACCGTGGATGCTGAGCATCGGGATGCTGCTGCGTTTGCGTCGGGTGGGGCAACGCCGCGGCCAGCATTTATGGCTGGCGGCAGACAGTATGGATAGCAGGGAGTGGCGCGATTTGCGCCGGGTCATTTTGCAAAGACCGGCGCAGGAGTAG
- the fldB gene encoding flavodoxin FldB: MKIGLFYGSSTCYTEMAAEKIRDIIGSELVALHNVKDDSPALMEQYDVLILGIPTWDFGEIQEDWEAVWEQLDTLNLQGKIVALYGMGDQLGYGEWFLDALGMLHDKLATKGVTFIGYWPTEGYEFTSPKPTVADGQLFVGLALDETNQYDLSDERIQTWCEQILGEMAEQFA, from the coding sequence ATGAAGATTGGTCTTTTCTACGGTTCCAGTACCTGCTACACCGAAATGGCGGCGGAGAAAATTCGCGATATTATCGGCAGCGAACTGGTCGCGCTGCATAATGTGAAGGATGACTCACCGGCGCTCATGGAGCAGTACGATGTACTCATCCTTGGCATTCCCACCTGGGATTTCGGTGAAATTCAGGAAGACTGGGAGGCCGTCTGGGAACAGCTTGATACGCTGAACCTGCAGGGCAAAATCGTTGCGCTGTACGGAATGGGCGATCAACTGGGTTATGGCGAATGGTTCCTTGACGCGCTCGGCATGCTGCATGACAAGCTGGCGACGAAAGGCGTGACGTTCATTGGCTACTGGCCGACAGAAGGTTACGAATTCACCAGCCCAAAACCGACCGTAGCTGACGGGCAGTTGTTCGTCGGTCTCGCGCTGGATGAAACCAATCAGTACGATCTGAGCGACGAACGCATTCAGACCTGGTGTGAGCAAATTCTCGGCGAGATGGCTGAGCAATTCGCCTGA
- the xerD gene encoding site-specific tyrosine recombinase XerD: MEKDLALIEQFLDALWLEKNLAENTLNAYRRDLSMLVEWLQHRGLTLETVTNEDLQTLLAERQAGGYKATSSARLLSAMRRLFQHLYREKIRTDDPSARLASPKLPQRLPKDLSEAQVDRLLQAPLVDQPLELRDKAMLEVLYATGLRVTELVSLSMSDISLRQGVVRVIGKGNKERLVPLGEEAIYWLENYLEYGRPWLLNGVSIDVLFPSQRAQQMTRQTFWHRIKHYAQLAGIDSEKLSPHVLRHAFATHLLNHGADLRVVQMLLGHSDLSTTQIYTHVATERLRQLHQQHHPRA, encoded by the coding sequence GTGGAAAAGGATCTCGCACTTATCGAACAGTTTCTTGATGCATTGTGGCTTGAGAAAAATCTGGCGGAAAATACACTCAATGCCTATCGTCGGGATCTGTCCATGCTGGTTGAATGGCTGCAGCATCGTGGGCTAACGCTTGAGACGGTGACGAACGAGGATCTCCAGACATTGCTGGCAGAGCGGCAGGCAGGCGGTTATAAAGCCACCAGCTCCGCACGGCTGTTGAGCGCTATGCGTCGGCTTTTCCAGCATCTGTACCGTGAAAAAATACGTACGGATGATCCGAGCGCGCGTCTGGCGTCGCCAAAACTGCCGCAGCGGCTACCGAAAGATCTCAGCGAGGCGCAGGTTGACCGGCTTTTGCAGGCGCCGCTGGTTGACCAGCCGCTGGAGTTACGCGATAAAGCCATGCTGGAAGTGCTTTATGCCACTGGTCTTCGCGTGACTGAGTTAGTGAGCCTGTCGATGAGCGATATCAGCCTGCGTCAGGGCGTGGTGCGCGTCATTGGGAAAGGCAACAAAGAGCGGCTGGTGCCGCTGGGTGAAGAGGCCATTTACTGGCTGGAGAATTACCTTGAGTATGGTCGCCCCTGGCTGCTGAACGGGGTCTCCATTGACGTCCTTTTCCCCAGCCAGCGCGCGCAACAGATGACGCGCCAGACCTTCTGGCACCGAATTAAACACTATGCCCAACTGGCGGGCATAGACAGCGAAAAGCTTTCGCCGCACGTGTTACGACATGCGTTCGCGACACATCTGCTGAACCATGGCGCGGATCTCCGCGTTGTGCAGATGCTGCTTGGGCACAGCGATCTTTCAACGACGCAGATTTACACCCATGTCGCCACCGAGCGCCTGCGGCAACTTCATCAACAGCATCACCCGCGAGCGTGA
- the sdhE gene encoding FAD assembly factor SdhE: protein MDINNKSRIHWACRRGMRELDISIMPFFEHEYDTLTDDDKRLFIRLLECDDPDLFNWLMNHGKPDDAGLQRMVLLIQTRNRERGPVAI, encoded by the coding sequence ATGGACATTAATAATAAATCTCGTATCCATTGGGCATGCCGCCGCGGTATGCGCGAACTTGATATCTCTATCATGCCGTTTTTTGAGCATGAGTACGATACGCTGACTGACGACGACAAGCGCCTTTTTATTCGTCTGCTGGAGTGCGACGATCCGGATCTGTTTAACTGGCTGATGAATCACGGAAAACCCGACGATGCCGGGTTACAGCGCATGGTGCTCTTAATTCAGACACGGAATCGGGAACGTGGTCCTGTGGCAATCTGA